One part of the Streptomyces sp. AM 2-1-1 genome encodes these proteins:
- a CDS encoding acyl-CoA dehydrogenase family protein — translation MALLQSPAGPRTDDGTAGTSLLAESRELAGRLAWPTTAARDDERRWDTGLFTRLADTQHGRGLTGPLVPRALGGRGLSAADTCELLEGLAEGSRDPGLALALTVHAVLVTVPLRAFGTPAQREHYLPPMASGQWFGALSLHQTQGASLTPAVTARPSTSDHDGWVLTGELDLVAGAPHAHHFLVVAAHQDGTRTAFVLDRTTPGLLLRDSAPTAMRTCPWGRLVLDDCPAPADAVLGTPGEASAEVEPLLAALDWVFAAAPWLGIMRALARDTIGASRDRTLFGRPLAHSQSTRFALADLATRTELAQGLLRRTAGLFDAGGRPTLPQAAAARLFVASCARAVTEAAARITGPLTPTGDRLAERAFRDALFFSETGGGPAVLQPVIAAHLLGIG, via the coding sequence ATGGCGCTCTTGCAATCCCCGGCCGGCCCCCGCACAGACGACGGCACCGCCGGGACCTCACTGCTCGCCGAGAGCCGGGAACTCGCCGGCCGGCTCGCATGGCCCACCACCGCGGCCCGCGACGACGAACGCCGGTGGGACACCGGCCTCTTCACCCGCCTCGCCGACACACAGCACGGCCGCGGCCTCACCGGACCCCTGGTCCCACGGGCCCTCGGCGGCCGCGGACTCTCCGCCGCCGACACCTGCGAACTCCTCGAAGGACTCGCCGAAGGCTCCCGCGACCCCGGACTCGCCCTCGCCCTCACCGTCCACGCCGTCCTGGTGACAGTGCCCCTGCGCGCCTTCGGCACCCCCGCCCAACGCGAGCACTACCTCCCCCCGATGGCCTCGGGACAGTGGTTCGGCGCACTCTCCCTCCACCAGACACAGGGCGCCTCCCTGACCCCCGCCGTCACCGCACGGCCCAGCACCTCCGACCACGACGGCTGGGTCCTCACCGGCGAACTCGACCTCGTCGCGGGCGCACCCCACGCCCACCACTTCCTCGTCGTCGCCGCCCACCAGGACGGCACCAGAACCGCATTCGTCCTCGACCGCACCACACCGGGCCTGCTGCTCCGCGACAGCGCCCCCACCGCCATGCGCACCTGCCCCTGGGGCCGCCTGGTCCTGGACGACTGCCCCGCCCCCGCCGACGCCGTCCTGGGCACCCCCGGCGAGGCCTCCGCCGAAGTCGAACCCCTCCTGGCGGCCCTCGACTGGGTCTTCGCCGCCGCCCCCTGGCTGGGCATCATGCGCGCACTGGCGCGCGACACCATCGGAGCCTCCCGCGACCGGACCCTCTTCGGCCGCCCCCTCGCCCACTCCCAGAGCACCAGATTCGCCTTGGCCGACCTCGCCACCCGCACCGAACTGGCCCAAGGCCTGCTGCGCCGCACCGCCGGCCTGTTCGACGCCGGCGGCCGCCCCACCCTCCCGCAAGCCGCAGCCGCACGGCTGTTCGTCGCCTCCTGCGCCCGCGCCGTCACCGAGGCGGCCGCCCGCATCACCGGCCCCCTCACCCCCACCGGCGACCGCCTGGCCGAACGCGCCTTCCGCGACGCCCTCTTCTTCTCGGAGACGGGCGGCGGCCCCGCCGTACTCCAACCCGTCATCGCCGCCCACCTGCTCGGAATCGGCTAG
- a CDS encoding isopropylmalate synthase: MPFDAGEDSLPGLPRISDATLRDSAHMAGVEFGPKDAAAIAERLVRTGVELVEVGMVSGPDSKDADLVLATHEAVGPERSMTLVVVRDRRQVARALDEAERLGVRHIMYSIPTSEQHAQLKLDSPSLKFLQALARSAIVQAKERGFHVTFSGEDGARTPRERLVPYVTSGFEAGADRFRLAETVACLSPWRMQSVIGDLTAIDGSEIEIHSHNMLGMAVANSLAAVRAGAQWVSATVGGIGERGGNAPLAELLTSLRVMHGDTRFDLTHLTELSRLALKGAGLGDAFQSGPTAPHAFAYELPGQLSFPEAYETLPAEVVGNRRELRVRTRLTTALVAWALEGSGVGTDVGAFTDWLSERQRDAGGPLLDRDAVRKAAVDFQAVV; this comes from the coding sequence ATGCCTTTCGATGCCGGAGAGGACAGCCTGCCGGGGCTTCCCCGCATATCCGACGCGACCCTGCGGGACTCAGCGCACATGGCGGGGGTCGAATTCGGTCCCAAGGATGCCGCAGCCATCGCGGAACGGCTGGTGAGGACCGGTGTCGAGCTGGTCGAGGTGGGCATGGTGTCCGGTCCGGACTCCAAGGACGCCGATCTCGTCCTGGCCACCCATGAGGCCGTCGGCCCGGAGCGCAGCATGACGCTCGTCGTGGTGCGGGACCGGCGGCAGGTGGCCCGGGCCCTGGACGAGGCGGAGCGGCTCGGGGTGCGGCACATCATGTACTCCATTCCCACCTCCGAACAGCACGCGCAGCTGAAGCTGGACTCGCCCAGTCTCAAGTTCCTCCAGGCGCTGGCCCGTTCGGCGATCGTTCAGGCCAAGGAGCGTGGCTTCCATGTGACGTTCAGCGGCGAGGACGGTGCCCGCACGCCCCGGGAGCGGCTGGTTCCGTACGTGACGTCGGGGTTCGAGGCCGGTGCCGACCGGTTCCGGCTGGCGGAGACCGTGGCGTGTCTGTCGCCGTGGCGGATGCAGTCCGTGATCGGTGACCTGACGGCCATCGACGGGTCCGAGATCGAGATCCACTCGCACAACATGCTGGGTATGGCGGTGGCCAACTCCCTGGCCGCGGTGCGGGCCGGTGCCCAGTGGGTCTCGGCGACCGTCGGCGGGATCGGTGAGCGCGGTGGCAACGCCCCGCTGGCGGAGCTCCTGACGTCGTTGCGGGTGATGCACGGTGACACCCGTTTCGATCTGACGCACCTGACGGAGCTCTCGCGGCTGGCGCTGAAGGGGGCGGGTCTGGGCGACGCCTTCCAGTCGGGTCCCACCGCCCCGCACGCTTTCGCGTACGAGCTTCCCGGCCAGCTGAGTTTCCCCGAGGCGTACGAGACGTTGCCCGCGGAGGTCGTCGGGAACCGGCGGGAGCTGCGGGTCCGCACCCGGCTGACGACGGCGCTGGTCGCGTGGGCGCTCGAAGGGTCCGGTGTCGGGACCGACGTGGGCGCTTTCACCGACTGGCTGAGCGAGCGCCAGAGGGACGCCGGCGGCCCGTTGCTGGACCGGGACGCGGTCCGCAAGGCGGCCGTGGACTTCCAGGCCGTCGTCTGA
- a CDS encoding lysine biosynthesis protein LysW, whose translation MSTATLTGTCPECETGLTVPPLVRGETLSCPECMLTLRVEDIEDGVLTLQMVEVKLRDWGQ comes from the coding sequence ATGAGCACCGCAACCCTGACCGGCACCTGCCCCGAGTGCGAGACCGGTCTGACCGTTCCACCGCTCGTGCGGGGCGAGACGCTGTCGTGCCCCGAGTGCATGCTGACCCTGCGGGTCGAGGACATCGAGGACGGCGTCCTGACCCTGCAGATGGTGGAGGTCAAGCTCCGCGACTGGGGCCAGTGA
- a CDS encoding RimK family alpha-L-glutamate ligase has translation MAGSIAVVADRIGWEERRLIEAAPRFGLRIDWVNDESLCLGAAHAVSSLEGYDALLVRSRSYTRGGLIATMAEANGVRVLNSAASIHACENKLVLRAVLRAAGIPVPDFRLALSRKDFERALGELGTPVVLKPVYGGMGKRVTLVRDGDLAHSVYDYVEDLGHAFEQACLVEPYLGGGSVRCLVVGREIVAAAEFESAGADWRSNAALGNRSRSLSEDPEVRKSVDGVVDRLGAGIYGVDLFRTATGPVVNEVNHAPAWRGVASTTSTDISSAVLGHLRETLG, from the coding sequence ATGGCCGGCAGCATCGCCGTCGTCGCGGACCGGATCGGCTGGGAGGAACGCCGGCTGATCGAGGCGGCCCCGCGGTTCGGTCTGCGGATCGACTGGGTCAACGACGAGTCCCTGTGCCTGGGGGCGGCGCACGCCGTCTCCTCCCTGGAGGGGTACGACGCGCTTTTGGTCCGCAGCCGCAGTTACACCCGCGGCGGGCTGATCGCGACGATGGCCGAGGCGAACGGGGTGCGGGTCCTCAACTCGGCCGCCTCGATCCACGCCTGTGAGAACAAGCTCGTGCTGCGCGCCGTGCTGCGCGCGGCCGGGATACCCGTGCCCGATTTCCGGCTGGCCCTGTCGCGCAAGGACTTCGAGCGGGCGCTGGGGGAACTGGGCACGCCCGTGGTGCTCAAGCCGGTGTACGGGGGGATGGGCAAGCGCGTCACCCTGGTGCGCGACGGTGACCTGGCGCACTCCGTGTACGACTACGTCGAGGATCTCGGGCACGCCTTCGAGCAGGCCTGCCTGGTCGAGCCGTATCTGGGGGGCGGGTCGGTGCGCTGCCTGGTCGTCGGCCGGGAGATCGTGGCGGCCGCCGAGTTCGAGAGCGCGGGTGCCGACTGGCGCAGCAACGCGGCGCTGGGCAACCGGAGCCGGTCCCTGAGCGAGGATCCCGAGGTCCGCAAGAGCGTCGACGGTGTCGTGGACCGGCTGGGCGCCGGGATCTACGGGGTGGATCTCTTCAGGACCGCGACGGGCCCCGTCGTCAACGAGGTCAACCACGCCCCCGCATGGCGGGGTGTGGCGTCCACGACGAGCACGGACATCTCGTCGGCCGTGCTCGGACATCTGCGGGAGACACTGGGATGA
- a CDS encoding gamma-glutamyl-gamma-aminobutyrate hydrolase family protein (Members of this family of hydrolases with an active site Cys residue belong to MEROPS family C26.), giving the protein MDAASVPARLGGRYQAIALSGTKVRAYDSGYYRPLIDLVMSSDVPVLGICGGMQILAVAAGGSLVEGPQRVGGYEAHVDEEEPLFSYVKPTVTVFHRHTLYLREAPAGFRSIGRSELAPVEFLRSEDGRILGSQAHLEFRPDGLEIMRGFAQLYR; this is encoded by the coding sequence GTGGACGCGGCGTCGGTGCCCGCCCGTCTCGGCGGCCGGTACCAGGCGATCGCGCTGAGCGGCACCAAGGTGCGGGCCTACGACAGCGGTTACTACCGGCCGCTGATCGACTTGGTCATGAGCAGTGACGTCCCGGTCCTGGGGATCTGCGGAGGGATGCAGATCCTGGCGGTCGCGGCCGGCGGCAGCCTCGTCGAGGGCCCGCAGCGGGTCGGGGGGTACGAGGCGCACGTCGACGAGGAGGAGCCGCTCTTCTCCTACGTCAAGCCCACGGTGACGGTCTTCCACCGCCACACCCTGTACTTGCGCGAGGCGCCGGCGGGTTTCCGGTCCATCGGCCGCTCGGAGCTGGCGCCCGTGGAGTTCCTGCGCTCCGAGGACGGCCGGATCCTCGGCTCGCAGGCGCACCTGGAGTTCCGGCCCGACGGCCTGGAGATCATGCGCGGCTTCGCCCAGCTCTACCGGTGA
- a CDS encoding Glu/Leu/Phe/Val dehydrogenase dimerization domain-containing protein, whose protein sequence is MSVPEEPQAPAFVTRLHGSGGSLRGWVVVDSLVDGLAMGGTRMTAGVSEEEVAGLARDMTDKFTLAGLRIGGAKAGIVADGAADREETFRTFGRTVKPLLHGGIHLGIDMGVTPADRAVFFAEAGYDPRFRAGAPDMPIDWRTYYEPLIDATGHGVGVAAVTALEARGHQGPARVVIQGFGAVGRAVARFLEARGHVVVGVADVEGTISADRLPVAALVAATDEFGRIERSGLPQGVTLSAGADAWLDVDADLLVLAAQKHALTAENTHRLRCGVVVEGANLASSGAAKEKAAGAGVTLVPGVIANIGGAASAALAVTRVVPFGLAADARKAWVFDWVGDRVRQNTVDLLEIAAGRAGDPLPELLAARRADRR, encoded by the coding sequence ATGAGTGTTCCGGAAGAACCGCAGGCCCCCGCGTTCGTCACCCGTCTGCACGGCAGTGGCGGCAGTCTCCGGGGGTGGGTCGTGGTCGATTCGCTGGTCGACGGGCTGGCGATGGGCGGTACCCGGATGACCGCCGGTGTGAGCGAGGAGGAGGTGGCCGGGCTGGCCCGTGACATGACCGACAAGTTCACCCTGGCGGGCCTGCGCATCGGTGGTGCCAAGGCCGGCATCGTGGCCGACGGCGCGGCGGACCGTGAGGAGACGTTCCGCACGTTCGGGCGGACGGTCAAGCCGTTGCTGCACGGGGGCATCCACCTCGGTATCGACATGGGGGTCACCCCCGCCGACCGGGCCGTCTTCTTCGCCGAGGCGGGTTACGACCCGCGCTTCAGGGCGGGCGCGCCGGACATGCCCATCGACTGGCGTACCTATTACGAGCCGTTGATCGATGCCACCGGGCACGGTGTCGGGGTGGCGGCGGTGACCGCTCTGGAGGCGCGTGGCCACCAGGGTCCGGCGCGGGTCGTGATCCAGGGCTTCGGCGCGGTGGGCCGGGCCGTCGCCCGGTTCCTGGAGGCGCGCGGGCACGTCGTGGTGGGTGTCGCCGATGTGGAGGGGACCATCAGCGCGGACCGTCTCCCGGTGGCGGCGCTGGTCGCCGCGACGGACGAGTTCGGGCGTATCGAGCGTTCGGGTCTGCCGCAGGGGGTGACGCTGTCGGCGGGGGCGGACGCCTGGCTCGACGTCGACGCCGACCTCCTGGTCCTCGCCGCGCAGAAGCACGCGCTCACCGCGGAGAACACCCACCGGCTGCGTTGCGGGGTGGTCGTCGAGGGTGCGAACCTCGCGTCGAGCGGCGCCGCCAAGGAGAAGGCGGCCGGTGCCGGGGTCACCCTGGTGCCCGGTGTCATCGCCAACATCGGGGGGGCGGCCTCCGCGGCGCTGGCGGTCACCCGGGTCGTTCCCTTCGGGCTGGCGGCGGACGCGCGCAAGGCGTGGGTCTTCGACTGGGTCGGGGACCGGGTGCGGCAGAACACGGTGGACCTGCTGGAGATCGCGGCGGGCCGGGCGGGCGACCCGCTCCCGGAGCTGCTCGCGGCCCGACGGGCGGACCGGCGGTGA
- a CDS encoding AMP-binding protein, translated as MTITRLDYNQDRAAYSHGRLIYCLAIRIDACHDPGQRASEGRLRVRGARLALGYYKRADAFDAEMNAEGWFATGDVAREDVRGGIRLLGRAKDAILRDGIVVLMAELEAIIARHPR; from the coding sequence GTGACCATCACCCGGCTGGACTACAACCAGGACCGGGCGGCGTACAGTCACGGGCGTCTGATCTACTGTTTGGCGATCCGGATCGATGCTTGCCACGATCCCGGGCAGCGTGCCTCGGAGGGCCGGCTGCGGGTGCGCGGGGCGCGCCTGGCGCTCGGCTACTACAAGCGGGCCGACGCGTTCGACGCGGAGATGAACGCGGAGGGCTGGTTCGCCACCGGTGATGTGGCCCGTGAGGACGTACGCGGCGGGATCCGGCTGCTGGGCCGGGCGAAGGACGCGATCCTGCGGGACGGCATCGTCGTGCTGATGGCCGAGCTGGAGGCCATCATCGCCCGGCATCCAAGGTGA
- a CDS encoding MerR family transcriptional regulator — translation MRIGELSERTATPRRMLRYYEEQGLLVPSRASNGYRDYAPGCVDRVLQIRGLLESGLPTRVIKQVLPCIDDPAAIHISGATPETIATLERERDSMAHRLQCLLRSHEAIVGYLEAVRRDQQPRTQVPAIRYGRADAVTEAA, via the coding sequence ATGCGGATCGGTGAGCTCTCGGAGCGCACGGCAACGCCGCGCCGAATGCTGCGGTACTACGAGGAACAGGGACTTCTGGTGCCCTCACGGGCGTCGAACGGATACCGGGACTACGCCCCGGGGTGCGTGGACCGGGTCCTGCAGATCAGGGGACTGCTCGAATCCGGCCTGCCCACACGGGTCATCAAGCAGGTCCTGCCCTGCATCGACGACCCCGCGGCCATCCACATCTCCGGCGCCACGCCCGAGACGATCGCCACCCTGGAGCGCGAACGCGACAGCATGGCGCACCGCCTCCAGTGCCTGCTCCGCAGCCACGAGGCGATCGTCGGCTACCTGGAGGCGGTCCGCCGCGACCAGCAGCCCCGCACCCAGGTCCCCGCGATCCGCTACGGCAGGGCGGACGCGGTGACCGAGGCGGCCTGA
- a CDS encoding MFS transporter: protein MSASQTELPGTSLPAESRKLPMSPLLALSTAAFMGILTEALPAGVLPEMARDLSVSESAMGQSLTIYAIATGLSAIPLSVTTAAWARKKLLLLAVLAFAVANTVTALSSSYPLTMVFRLIAGVAAAAVWAELVGYARRLAPPHLQGRAIAITMAGVPLALSLGIPLGTFLGGLFGWRLTFGLVTLVSVALLGWIFVSVPDAPGKRPEAREPILKALALPGVSAVLFVVAAYVLAHNILYTYIATFLDENDMGDSRDVVLLVFGIASVVSILITGALVDRRLRQLTIVSSALFLAAAVLLALLAGNIVVVYGAMVLWGLGWGGVTTLLQTDVTDAGGDRGQALLVTTWNSFMAGGGAVGGILLGGIGPDSFAWSVLALMAPVLVVVVLARKHAFPAKRPDMVEAA from the coding sequence ATGTCAGCTTCTCAAACAGAGCTCCCCGGCACGTCCTTGCCGGCAGAGAGCCGCAAGCTCCCCATGTCCCCGCTCCTGGCCCTGTCGACGGCGGCCTTCATGGGGATCCTGACGGAGGCCCTTCCCGCCGGGGTGCTCCCCGAGATGGCCCGGGACCTCTCGGTCAGCGAGTCCGCGATGGGCCAGTCCCTCACGATCTACGCGATCGCCACCGGCCTCTCGGCCATCCCGCTGTCCGTCACCACGGCGGCCTGGGCCCGCAAGAAGCTGCTGCTCCTGGCGGTCCTGGCCTTCGCCGTCGCCAACACGGTCACGGCACTGTCGTCCAGCTACCCCCTGACGATGGTGTTCCGGTTGATCGCGGGCGTCGCCGCGGCGGCCGTGTGGGCCGAACTCGTCGGCTACGCGCGGCGGCTGGCCCCGCCCCATCTGCAGGGCCGGGCCATCGCCATCACCATGGCCGGTGTCCCGCTCGCCCTGTCGCTCGGCATCCCGCTGGGCACCTTCCTGGGCGGCCTGTTCGGCTGGCGCCTGACCTTCGGCCTGGTGACCCTGGTCTCCGTGGCCCTGCTGGGGTGGATCTTCGTCTCCGTCCCCGACGCCCCCGGCAAGCGGCCCGAAGCCCGTGAGCCGATCCTGAAGGCGCTGGCGCTGCCCGGTGTCTCGGCGGTGCTGTTCGTGGTCGCGGCCTACGTCCTCGCCCACAACATCCTGTACACGTACATCGCCACCTTCCTCGACGAGAACGACATGGGCGACTCCCGTGACGTGGTGCTGCTGGTCTTCGGTATCGCCTCGGTGGTGAGCATCCTGATCACCGGTGCGCTGGTCGACCGCAGGCTGCGCCAGCTGACGATCGTCAGCAGCGCCCTGTTCCTGGCCGCGGCGGTCCTCCTGGCCCTGCTGGCCGGCAACATCGTCGTGGTCTACGGCGCGATGGTGCTCTGGGGCCTGGGCTGGGGCGGTGTCACGACCCTGCTCCAGACCGACGTCACCGACGCGGGAGGCGACCGGGGGCAGGCGCTGCTGGTCACCACGTGGAACTCCTTCATGGCCGGCGGCGGCGCGGTGGGCGGCATCCTCCTGGGCGGTATCGGCCCCGACTCCTTCGCCTGGAGTGTCCTGGCACTCATGGCGCCGGTGCTGGTCGTGGTGGTCCTGGCCCGCAAGCACGCGTTCCCCGCGAAGCGGCCGGACATGGTCGAAGCGGCCTGA
- a CDS encoding ScbR family autoregulator-binding transcription factor, protein MAKQDRSVRTRRRVLEAAAEVFDREGYRATTVNEIAAAAGMTKGAVYFHFSGKEELAQVILDEQQRGAEEALLPQAVKLQEIVDSGLVLAERLHTDGLVRASVRLSLDQQAGELDRSSPFRTWTEVNLAILQEAGRRGELLAHVDLAATAELFVGSFAGLQHMSQVLSGYADLPRRISVLLRTVLPSIAVPPVLGKLDLCAERGAHLIAEAEARAAAAAAPTPAGAPADTPADASGDAPAAAGKSPAPGER, encoded by the coding sequence GTGGCTAAACAGGATCGATCGGTACGTACACGGCGCCGGGTGCTGGAGGCGGCGGCGGAGGTCTTCGACCGGGAGGGCTACCGGGCGACGACCGTCAACGAGATCGCCGCGGCGGCCGGCATGACGAAGGGAGCGGTGTACTTCCACTTCAGCGGTAAAGAGGAACTCGCCCAGGTCATCCTCGACGAACAGCAGCGCGGCGCCGAGGAGGCACTCCTGCCGCAGGCCGTGAAACTGCAGGAGATAGTGGACTCGGGCCTGGTGCTCGCCGAACGGCTCCACACGGACGGCCTCGTGCGCGCCAGCGTCCGGCTCAGCCTGGACCAGCAAGCGGGCGAACTCGACCGCAGCAGCCCCTTCCGTACCTGGACGGAAGTCAACCTCGCCATCCTCCAGGAGGCCGGGCGGCGCGGGGAACTGCTCGCGCACGTCGACCTCGCCGCCACCGCCGAACTGTTCGTCGGCTCCTTCGCCGGCCTCCAGCACATGTCGCAGGTCCTGTCCGGATACGCGGACCTGCCACGGCGGATCTCCGTACTGCTGCGCACCGTGCTGCCCAGCATCGCCGTCCCCCCGGTCCTGGGCAAGCTCGACCTGTGCGCCGAGCGCGGCGCCCACCTCATCGCCGAGGCCGAGGCCCGGGCCGCCGCCGCGGCAGCGCCCACCCCGGCCGGCGCACCGGCGGACACACCGGCGGACGCATCGGGGGACGCACCGGCCGCGGCCGGGAAGAGCCCGGCGCCCGGGGAGCGATGA
- a CDS encoding ScbA/BarX family gamma-butyrolactone biosynthesis protein: MSDTYALVEGTTRAAVPGELVHRARPRDVVPTGWERRAENRFLVSGIWPADHGFFAPADGLHDALLLVESMRQSTILIGHGAYGVPLDHHFLMGSLDFTCDPAHLRAAGSHEVELEVSLSATTWRAGRLCAMDSRVTVRREGGTAGVGVSSIRILSPRTYARLRGGRTGALRTLPPGAGVPPHTVGRTRPQDVLLAPASRSDLWQLRVDTGHTTLYQGPKDHIPGMVLIEAARQAAYTLMGPAAFHPAAATNSFARYAEFGEPIWIEARPGQRRNTVVVTGRQEGEEVFRSSVTAPEGGAVR, translated from the coding sequence GTGTCGGACACGTATGCCCTGGTAGAGGGCACGACGAGAGCCGCCGTACCGGGAGAACTCGTCCACCGGGCGAGACCGCGGGACGTCGTACCCACGGGATGGGAACGCAGAGCGGAGAACCGGTTCCTCGTGAGCGGGATATGGCCCGCGGACCACGGCTTCTTCGCTCCGGCGGACGGCCTGCACGACGCCCTGCTGCTGGTGGAGTCCATGCGGCAGAGCACGATACTGATCGGTCACGGCGCCTACGGCGTGCCGCTGGACCATCACTTCCTGATGGGGTCGCTGGACTTCACCTGCGACCCCGCGCACCTGCGGGCCGCGGGGAGCCACGAGGTGGAGCTGGAGGTGTCCCTCTCCGCGACGACGTGGCGGGCGGGCCGCCTCTGCGCGATGGACAGCCGCGTCACGGTCCGCAGGGAGGGCGGCACGGCCGGCGTCGGCGTCAGCAGCATCAGGATCCTGAGCCCGCGGACCTACGCGAGGCTGCGCGGCGGGCGGACGGGGGCCCTGCGCACGCTCCCCCCCGGCGCCGGGGTCCCCCCGCACACCGTGGGACGGACCCGCCCCCAGGACGTGCTCCTGGCCCCCGCCTCCCGGAGCGACCTGTGGCAGCTGCGCGTGGACACCGGCCACACCACCCTCTACCAGGGCCCCAAGGACCACATCCCGGGAATGGTGCTCATCGAGGCGGCCAGACAGGCGGCGTACACCTTAATGGGCCCCGCGGCGTTCCACCCCGCGGCGGCGACCAACTCCTTCGCCCGCTACGCCGAGTTCGGCGAGCCGATATGGATCGAGGCACGGCCCGGACAGCGCCGGAACACGGTCGTGGTCACCGGACGCCAGGAAGGGGAGGAAGTCTTCCGGTCCTCGGTGACCGCCCCCGAAGGCGGAGCGGTCCGTTGA
- a CDS encoding NAD(P)H-binding protein: MILVTGATGVTGALVARRLAAHRVPVRLMARDPRRVGADVPRTETVTADYADPPALRRALRGVHAAFLVTNHPTAPHDAHFLGAAAAEGVGHVVKLSAAAVADATDDLLTRRQREIEEEVRAAPLSWTLLRPRAFMSNTLAWAAGIRAKETVGALYGDAPNTPVDPRDVASVAVRALTRPEHRGKTYTLVGPQTLTARQQTAILGELLGTPVEFRERTRQEETAALARRHPPHVVTALLQRADLQAAGNKRRTGDDLERLTGHRPHSYRDWASDHLHHFSNRPDNQDGHSQDGQEAGTAGTAKTTGRA, translated from the coding sequence TTGATCCTCGTCACCGGCGCCACCGGCGTCACCGGCGCGCTCGTCGCCCGCCGGCTGGCCGCGCACCGCGTGCCCGTACGCCTGATGGCCCGGGACCCCCGCCGGGTCGGCGCGGACGTTCCGCGGACCGAGACCGTCACGGCCGACTACGCCGACCCCCCCGCCCTGCGGCGCGCACTGCGCGGGGTGCACGCCGCGTTCCTCGTGACGAACCACCCCACCGCCCCCCACGACGCGCACTTCCTGGGGGCCGCGGCCGCCGAAGGCGTCGGGCACGTCGTGAAACTCTCCGCCGCGGCCGTCGCCGACGCCACCGACGACCTCCTCACCCGCCGCCAGCGGGAGATCGAGGAGGAAGTCCGCGCCGCACCGCTCTCCTGGACACTGCTCAGGCCCCGCGCCTTCATGTCCAACACACTGGCCTGGGCGGCCGGCATCCGCGCCAAGGAAACGGTCGGCGCCCTGTACGGGGACGCCCCCAACACACCCGTCGACCCCCGCGACGTCGCCTCCGTGGCGGTACGCGCACTGACCCGCCCCGAACACCGGGGCAAGACCTACACCCTGGTCGGACCGCAGACCCTGACAGCCCGGCAGCAAACCGCGATCCTGGGCGAACTGCTCGGCACACCCGTGGAGTTCCGGGAACGGACCCGGCAGGAAGAGACCGCGGCCCTCGCCCGGCGCCACCCGCCCCACGTGGTCACAGCACTCCTCCAACGGGCCGATCTCCAAGCTGCCGGAAACAAACGGCGCACCGGCGACGACCTGGAACGGCTGACAGGACACCGCCCCCACTCCTACCGCGACTGGGCATCGGACCACCTCCACCACTTCAGCAACCGCCCCGACAACCAAGACGGCCACAGCCAGGACGGCCAGGAGGCCGGAACAGCCGGGACGGCGAAGACGACCGGCAGAGCATGA